A DNA window from Paenibacillus sp. HWE-109 contains the following coding sequences:
- a CDS encoding protein-glutamine gamma-glutamyltransferase, whose product MIVIEGNNRVIFGENTLSELEFAIYQKKLNSPLTYQYDSLGTLLFELDMRTQIVESSRALSKSGVYFAGFDNTQCNRAYWHLTNHGRFQLKPGAAPQDAIRDIFKNGTSYAFECSMAVVIILYKAILESIDARQFDILFSDLLLFDWQSNSNLHLIDRGVIEEAVSGDIIYFENPEYEPTIPWGKGENVIMMENDHYYGHGYGLDLASEQEVIMILNKHRMPGSTQSAFRTDRFVHPDFSYFSLFQNSKRKQPIIAKVGEAIYVQKGWTQPKSGR is encoded by the coding sequence ATGATCGTAATCGAAGGCAACAACAGAGTCATATTTGGAGAAAATACGCTGTCTGAATTAGAATTTGCCATTTATCAAAAAAAGCTGAACAGCCCTCTAACGTATCAATATGATTCGCTTGGCACCCTGTTATTTGAACTGGACATGCGAACCCAAATTGTGGAGTCCTCAAGAGCGCTGAGTAAAAGCGGTGTCTATTTTGCTGGTTTCGACAATACGCAATGCAATCGGGCCTATTGGCACCTTACAAATCACGGGAGATTTCAGTTGAAACCAGGCGCTGCCCCGCAGGATGCCATAAGAGATATTTTCAAAAATGGCACTTCTTACGCATTCGAATGCTCAATGGCTGTTGTCATCATCTTGTACAAAGCCATACTGGAGTCCATAGATGCCAGACAATTCGATATCTTATTCTCGGACCTTTTGCTATTCGATTGGCAATCCAACAGCAACTTGCATCTCATCGACCGGGGTGTGATTGAAGAAGCCGTAAGTGGGGACATCATTTATTTTGAGAACCCCGAATACGAACCCACAATTCCTTGGGGCAAAGGAGAAAACGTCATTATGATGGAAAACGATCATTACTATGGACATGGTTATGGTCTGGACCTCGCTTCCGAGCAAGAAGTCATTATGATCCTGAATAAACACAGGATGCCTGGCAGCACCCAGTCCGCCTTTCGGACGGATCGCTTCGTGCATCCAGATTTCTCCTATTTTTCGCTCTTTCAAAACAGCAAGCGGAAGCAACCCATTATTGCCAAAGTGGGGGAAGCGATCTATGTCCAAAAAGGTTGGACGCAACCCAAATCGGGCAGATAA
- a CDS encoding metallophosphoesterase family protein: MKIAMIGDLHYPSIVLNRPEVVKARDAFFDYVLSAFLETEADYHIAIGDMANAGELVEFDYIFSKVESCGNRVRFIHIMGNHDTYTHDKAAILAATGLKPYERIETEQATLIMLDTARETVTDWSGFMEEEQLTWLEANLSEPSDKPLLVFAHHPIYGTTARSTEAMMSLHEAVQLRRILNKHTGVGFYFNGHNHINSIVREQDWYFVQTAAMLDIPAFRLITVEDGQVSVELIKFDDRNVKEWAHIVSRHMPYFEPFPEAEGDALSSNVSARKGSSFGGHQG, encoded by the coding sequence ATGAAAATTGCTATGATTGGAGATTTGCATTATCCGTCTATCGTTCTGAACCGTCCTGAGGTGGTGAAAGCGCGTGACGCTTTCTTTGATTATGTGTTATCTGCCTTTTTGGAGACAGAGGCGGATTATCATATCGCGATTGGCGATATGGCCAATGCTGGAGAGCTTGTCGAATTCGACTATATTTTCAGCAAAGTAGAGAGCTGCGGAAATCGGGTTCGCTTCATCCATATTATGGGCAATCATGATACCTATACGCACGATAAGGCAGCAATTCTAGCGGCTACGGGGCTGAAGCCCTACGAGCGGATAGAAACAGAGCAAGCGACACTGATCATGCTGGATACGGCGCGAGAAACAGTAACGGATTGGAGCGGGTTCATGGAGGAGGAGCAGTTGACTTGGCTGGAAGCTAATCTGAGTGAGCCATCCGATAAACCTCTTCTCGTATTTGCCCATCATCCCATTTATGGAACAACTGCGCGATCAACAGAAGCGATGATGTCGCTGCACGAGGCTGTCCAGCTGCGCCGTATTCTGAATAAGCATACGGGTGTAGGTTTCTATTTCAACGGCCATAATCATATCAACTCGATTGTAAGGGAACAGGACTGGTATTTCGTACAGACAGCTGCAATGCTTGATATTCCAGCATTTCGGCTGATTACGGTGGAAGATGGACAAGTGAGTGTGGAACTAATCAAGTTTGACGATAGGAATGTCAAGGAATGGGCTCATATCGTCAGTCGGCATATGCCTTATTTTGAACCCTTTCCTGAGGCCGAGGGAGATGCGTTATCGTCAAACGTCAGCGCTCGGAAGGGCTCGTCGTTTGGAGGTCATCAGGGATGA
- a CDS encoding response regulator produces MKVMIVEDEVLVRLGLKKAVPWSTLGMELVCEASDGSEAYEMFVRHLPDIVLVDIELPKMDGLRFIQFAKKHREDAKFIILTCHQDMKYARSAIQLQVTDFLLKSTLDMKELCDILQNISVELRLKRHAGNGTDAREADRAQRKKRFLRSWLDGVLPKSEPERSDAQLEEFASLIEANRFQAWVIQLGKQAAAMMAWPQMDADLEPLTLHHLGSRCLGLVEDASKRRLHLIFAGAPSTEETQRWKEAVQDKLDVTITIAMSAIFHDPYEWRAHDLQAAELLQLEFYNYNGDIYSSNKQWIHDTVTEPVQKLKKEIYDRIGALQFADMAPLIGALCESLVEPPFLHPHIVKNMMTEMLFRLWSACEEMTTAAISTNHQLVDLIYAAARLGELSDLLLEEVRRVGKAVAECYAQDDKSTLILLIKQYIKSNMHREFSLQEIADTFHMNNSYLSRIFKEETDTSFTEYVLYEKTEAAMALMKNGLPLTQISEKLGYQNLSSFTRMFKKVRGVSPSRYQD; encoded by the coding sequence ATGAAGGTCATGATTGTTGAGGATGAAGTACTGGTGCGGCTAGGTTTAAAAAAGGCAGTTCCCTGGTCAACGCTAGGCATGGAACTTGTTTGCGAAGCAAGCGACGGTTCGGAAGCCTACGAAATGTTCGTACGCCATCTGCCCGATATTGTGCTCGTGGATATTGAACTGCCCAAAATGGATGGTTTGCGGTTCATTCAGTTTGCCAAGAAACACAGGGAGGATGCCAAATTCATTATCCTCACCTGCCATCAGGATATGAAGTATGCGCGGAGCGCTATTCAACTGCAGGTTACTGATTTTCTGCTGAAATCGACGCTGGATATGAAGGAACTTTGTGATATTTTGCAAAATATTTCGGTTGAATTGCGTCTCAAACGCCATGCGGGCAACGGAACAGACGCGCGTGAAGCAGATCGGGCACAGCGGAAAAAAAGGTTTCTGCGCAGCTGGCTCGACGGTGTTCTGCCTAAATCCGAGCCTGAGCGTTCAGATGCACAGCTGGAGGAATTTGCGTCACTCATAGAAGCGAACCGCTTCCAAGCATGGGTGATCCAGCTGGGTAAACAAGCTGCTGCGATGATGGCATGGCCCCAGATGGACGCGGATCTCGAGCCGTTGACCCTGCATCACTTGGGGAGCCGCTGCTTAGGGCTGGTCGAGGATGCTTCCAAGCGCAGGCTGCACCTGATCTTCGCTGGAGCGCCTTCAACAGAGGAAACGCAGCGTTGGAAAGAAGCGGTACAGGATAAGCTGGATGTGACCATAACCATCGCAATGAGTGCCATCTTCCACGATCCTTATGAATGGCGTGCACATGATCTTCAAGCTGCCGAACTGCTGCAGCTTGAATTTTATAATTACAACGGTGATATTTACTCTTCAAACAAACAATGGATTCACGATACAGTTACAGAACCTGTTCAGAAATTGAAAAAAGAGATTTACGACCGAATTGGGGCTCTCCAATTTGCAGACATGGCTCCACTCATTGGGGCACTGTGCGAATCGCTTGTAGAGCCTCCTTTCCTGCATCCTCATATTGTCAAAAATATGATGACGGAGATGCTCTTCCGCCTGTGGTCAGCCTGCGAAGAGATGACCACTGCGGCTATTTCTACCAACCATCAGTTGGTTGACTTGATCTATGCGGCTGCAAGGCTCGGAGAACTGTCAGATCTGCTGTTGGAGGAAGTGCGCAGAGTCGGGAAGGCTGTAGCAGAGTGTTATGCGCAAGACGATAAATCAACGCTTATTCTATTGATCAAACAGTATATCAAATCCAACATGCACAGGGAGTTCTCCCTGCAGGAGATAGCGGATACGTTTCATATGAATAATTCTTACTTGAGCCGTATATTCAAAGAAGAGACGGATACAAGCTTCACCGAATATGTCCTCTATGAGAAGACGGAAGCCGCCATGGCCCTGATGAAGAACGGACTGCCTCTCACTCAAATTTCTGAGAAACTGGGCTATCAGAATTTAAGCTCTTTCACACGCATGTTTAAAAAAGTTAGAGGGGTTTCCCCCTCGCGTTATCAGGACTAG
- a CDS encoding Gfo/Idh/MocA family protein encodes MTKGPLRLAIVGGNRGGRLERALGLLAAQIQLTAICDVNEAVLGAWQIQYPGVTTYTDYQDMLQDQTIEAIYIASPMPFHARQSVEALLAGKHVLSEVPAFQTLDEAWELVETVQRTGLCYMMAENYCFSRAVLTVGHLINQGCLGEITYMEGGYLHDCRHLIAQADGSLTWRGQLHRDYNGMNYPTHSLGPLAHWLGTNQAGGDRLKSLTAFTSPSRSLQNYFHEQYGGQHPAAQQGYWQQGDSSVVVVQSERGVLITLRVDWTSARPPNPTHYVVQGTEGGYTSGRHEREQDLIWLKQVSSQEDDGRTAMWEPLSRYQPQFDHPLWQAWGHEAAHFRHGGGDFLVFVEFAAAIEEQRAPMVDVYDAATWSSVFALSTASVAAGGKTMVFPDYKAKNGGKDA; translated from the coding sequence ATGACAAAAGGGCCGCTGCGTCTTGCCATTGTTGGAGGTAATCGGGGAGGCCGATTGGAACGGGCGCTTGGGTTGCTGGCTGCCCAGATTCAACTGACAGCCATATGCGATGTCAACGAAGCTGTCCTGGGAGCTTGGCAGATTCAATACCCTGGCGTTACGACCTACACGGATTATCAGGATATGCTTCAAGACCAGACCATTGAAGCTATTTATATCGCTAGCCCGATGCCCTTTCACGCTCGGCAGTCCGTTGAGGCTTTGCTCGCGGGGAAGCACGTGCTTAGCGAGGTTCCAGCCTTTCAGACCTTGGATGAGGCATGGGAACTGGTGGAAACCGTGCAGCGTACAGGCTTATGTTATATGATGGCCGAAAATTATTGCTTTTCCCGCGCGGTTCTGACTGTAGGGCATTTGATTAATCAGGGGTGTCTGGGCGAAATAACGTATATGGAAGGCGGTTATCTTCATGATTGCCGTCATCTCATCGCACAGGCTGACGGCTCGCTCACGTGGCGTGGACAGCTGCATCGTGATTACAATGGTATGAATTACCCGACGCATTCGCTCGGCCCGCTGGCACATTGGCTCGGCACGAACCAAGCTGGCGGGGATCGACTGAAGAGTTTAACCGCCTTCACTTCGCCTTCCAGATCGCTGCAAAATTACTTCCATGAACAATATGGCGGCCAGCACCCAGCCGCGCAGCAAGGCTATTGGCAACAAGGAGATTCCTCCGTAGTGGTTGTTCAGTCAGAGCGAGGTGTACTGATTACTTTGCGCGTAGACTGGACATCTGCAAGGCCTCCCAATCCGACGCATTATGTTGTGCAAGGAACGGAGGGGGGGTATACGTCAGGTCGCCATGAACGGGAGCAGGATCTGATTTGGCTGAAACAGGTGTCGTCTCAAGAAGATGACGGGCGAACGGCTATGTGGGAGCCGCTAAGCCGCTACCAGCCTCAGTTCGACCATCCGCTCTGGCAGGCGTGGGGCCATGAAGCGGCTCATTTCCGGCATGGCGGCGGCGACTTCCTCGTCTTCGTGGAATTTGCCGCAGCGATTGAGGAACAGCGTGCTCCTATGGTAGATGTCTACGATGCGGCAACATGGAGTTCTGTGTTTGCGCTATCGACGGCATCTGTAGCAGCTGGAGGCAAAACAATGGTATTTCCGGACTATAAAGCCAAGAATGGAGGGAAAGACGCTTGA
- a CDS encoding cache domain-containing sensor histidine kinase gives MLPKGKIRSLLSGWKMLLFALISYTVLFLIAFQGMIISKQSTATIQKQYNQIVFDKMDSLSVNLINYLNYIDDFARTLSVKTDLTRRIQDNHDVPKEVIEGYLSYFRLRLPLYIQILTDQNRVFAYPPIDQEEEERFKATLSAMPWYGTRLFLDNSFIHSDVAPDFHYRAFPQALYISKNMLQDDHSIGTLTIKMNGSAIETLLDTVRINPMNAVFILSPEDQVLFANTQPSSEVSSYLQALDRKRLDELIGNSGDDAGSGKLKLAGQDCYFIYKQIPSTTWKVLSIMPMASLHAESISIWQTTGITTAFSLLLIVTFGYLLYTKLLLPLQRMSRIVRIAGEGESPERYVYKGFKELETLNGGIYRFFEQIQTQIQTIKEVESEKRRLEVHVLQEQMRPHFWHNSLNALRFMAVLHGNSIMADAILALTRMLDYTLKNAHTLFSKVEEEKEYALQYIRFQEIRSMQRIELNVEIEPQALQASIPKFTLQPLLENAITHGFCTPFDRKPTLCLRIHAREEGLCIWIEDNGNGIEADKLRTLLVPQDQERKGESTSGISLLNLQARISLEYGSNYGVRVHSKLGEGTRIEITLPLIINEEKAGDPL, from the coding sequence ATGCTGCCAAAGGGAAAAATTAGAAGTCTGCTGAGCGGCTGGAAAATGCTGCTTTTTGCGCTTATTTCGTATACCGTACTGTTTCTAATTGCTTTTCAGGGAATGATTATTAGCAAACAATCGACGGCTACGATTCAGAAACAATACAATCAAATCGTATTTGATAAAATGGACTCGCTTTCTGTCAATCTCATTAACTATCTGAATTATATAGATGATTTTGCACGCACGTTATCCGTTAAGACGGATTTAACGCGCCGCATTCAAGACAATCACGATGTTCCTAAAGAGGTCATTGAAGGATATTTGAGTTATTTTCGGCTGCGGCTCCCTTTGTATATTCAAATTCTTACCGATCAAAACCGTGTATTCGCTTATCCGCCGATTGATCAAGAGGAGGAAGAGCGATTCAAAGCGACCTTGTCTGCAATGCCTTGGTATGGGACGCGTTTATTTCTCGACAACAGTTTTATTCACTCCGACGTAGCCCCTGATTTTCATTACCGTGCGTTCCCTCAAGCGCTGTACATCAGCAAAAATATGCTCCAAGACGACCATTCAATCGGAACGCTCACGATCAAAATGAACGGTTCCGCCATTGAGACGCTGCTCGATACGGTAAGAATAAATCCAATGAATGCCGTGTTTATCCTATCACCGGAAGATCAGGTGCTGTTCGCCAATACGCAGCCTTCTTCAGAGGTATCCAGCTATCTGCAAGCGCTGGATAGAAAAAGGTTGGACGAGCTTATCGGCAATAGCGGCGATGATGCAGGTTCAGGCAAACTGAAATTGGCAGGTCAGGATTGCTATTTTATCTATAAGCAGATTCCTTCGACGACGTGGAAGGTGCTGTCGATCATGCCCATGGCATCGCTGCATGCCGAGAGTATAAGCATATGGCAGACGACGGGCATTACGACGGCTTTTTCGCTGCTGCTCATTGTCACTTTTGGCTACCTTCTGTATACGAAGCTGCTGCTTCCTCTACAGAGAATGTCGCGAATTGTCCGCATAGCGGGAGAAGGCGAGTCTCCGGAGAGGTATGTCTACAAAGGGTTTAAGGAGCTAGAGACATTAAATGGAGGCATCTATCGGTTCTTCGAACAAATTCAAACACAGATTCAAACGATTAAGGAAGTGGAGAGTGAGAAGAGAAGGTTGGAGGTCCATGTGCTGCAAGAGCAAATGCGGCCGCATTTTTGGCATAATTCTCTCAATGCCTTGCGCTTCATGGCCGTTCTGCACGGAAACTCGATCATGGCTGACGCGATTCTAGCGCTAACCCGTATGCTCGATTATACGTTGAAAAATGCGCACACGCTGTTCAGCAAAGTGGAGGAGGAGAAGGAATATGCCCTCCAATACATCCGGTTCCAAGAAATACGCTCGATGCAGCGAATCGAACTGAATGTGGAGATTGAACCGCAGGCGCTGCAGGCTAGCATCCCCAAATTTACACTCCAACCTTTACTTGAAAATGCGATCACGCATGGCTTCTGCACGCCATTCGACCGTAAGCCTACACTTTGCCTACGCATTCATGCGAGGGAGGAAGGCTTGTGCATTTGGATTGAAGACAACGGCAATGGCATTGAGGCGGATAAGCTGCGAACGCTTCTGGTTCCCCAAGATCAAGAAAGGAAGGGCGAGTCTACGTCTGGCATCAGCCTGCTCAATTTGCAAGCGCGAATATCGCTGGAATATGGCAGCAACTACGGGGTCCGGGTGCACAGCAAGCTGGGTGAAGGGACGCGAATCGAAATTACATTGCCTTTGATCATAAACGAAGAGAAAGCAGGTGACCCGTTATGA
- a CDS encoding GNAT family N-acetyltransferase, which produces MNEPLSKLFMHKESLADLSALELLPGYSLRHFKPGDEAVWEHIIERSFEKRITFEEKIGGSPYFQIERVQFICRGSEPVATATAWEREETGEDSGYLHMVGALPEYAGQGLGRAVTLAALHKMRSEYRSSATLKTDDFRLAAIQVYWRLGFRPTYLGEDHEKRWTHIMGLIQK; this is translated from the coding sequence TTGAACGAACCCCTATCCAAGCTGTTTATGCATAAGGAAAGTTTAGCCGATTTGTCGGCACTTGAACTTCTTCCAGGATACTCACTTCGTCATTTCAAGCCAGGTGATGAAGCCGTCTGGGAGCATATCATTGAGCGCTCTTTTGAAAAAAGGATCACCTTCGAGGAGAAGATCGGCGGATCTCCCTATTTTCAAATAGAGCGTGTGCAGTTTATTTGCCGGGGGAGCGAGCCTGTAGCAACCGCAACGGCTTGGGAGCGGGAAGAAACAGGGGAGGATTCCGGTTACTTGCACATGGTTGGGGCTTTGCCTGAGTATGCAGGACAAGGGCTTGGTCGTGCCGTAACCTTGGCGGCACTGCACAAGATGAGAAGTGAATACCGCAGCAGCGCAACTCTCAAAACCGACGATTTCCGGTTAGCAGCGATTCAGGTTTACTGGAGATTGGGCTTTCGCCCTACGTATCTTGGCGAGGATCATGAGAAGAGATGGACTCACATCATGGGGCTCATTCAGAAGTAG
- a CDS encoding ABC transporter substrate-binding protein, whose product MQTYLKWLLLPTVGMTLLAGCGQTANKTATSSPASPTPSSSASTAPAASAKTANEPVELTFYYPVNVGGPVMKVIDGMTNKFMETHPNIKVKPVYTGNYGDNTIKIQSGIQAKQPPDVAVMMSTELYTMLDSNAIIPLDDFIAKDPSINMKDFYPAFVEDTQTGGKTYSIPFQRSTIVLYYNKEMFKEAGLDPEKPPKTWDDLIDYAKKLKRDGHAGLEIPGNDDSYWMLQLFALQNHTDPKVNLMSPDGKKVMFDQPENVEALQFWLDLSRKHKAMAEGIIDWATVPTDFIQGKTAMMVHTSGNLTNVKNNAKFDFGVAFPPMKKQFGSPTGGGNMYIFKDTEPKKQAAAWEFVKFMTEPEQAAQFSVGTGYVGVRKSAFETDTMKKYAASFPQALVARDQLQYAHAELSTHNHGKVSTALTNQIQAVLSGTIDPAAALKKAQEEAERALAPFNK is encoded by the coding sequence ATGCAAACCTATTTGAAATGGTTGTTGCTGCCAACTGTCGGCATGACACTTCTGGCAGGCTGCGGACAAACGGCTAACAAAACCGCGACATCAAGCCCCGCTTCCCCCACACCATCTTCATCAGCTTCAACAGCACCTGCCGCAAGCGCAAAGACGGCGAATGAGCCCGTAGAGCTGACTTTCTACTATCCCGTTAACGTAGGCGGACCGGTTATGAAGGTGATCGACGGAATGACGAACAAATTCATGGAGACTCATCCGAATATCAAAGTGAAACCTGTCTACACAGGCAACTATGGAGACAACACGATCAAAATCCAATCCGGGATTCAAGCGAAGCAGCCGCCGGATGTGGCCGTCATGATGTCTACGGAACTATATACCATGCTGGACTCGAACGCCATTATCCCGCTGGATGATTTTATTGCCAAAGATCCCAGTATTAATATGAAAGATTTCTATCCGGCTTTTGTTGAAGATACGCAAACAGGCGGTAAAACGTACAGTATTCCCTTCCAACGCAGTACCATAGTTCTGTACTATAACAAGGAAATGTTTAAGGAAGCTGGGCTCGACCCGGAGAAACCACCGAAAACGTGGGATGACCTGATCGATTACGCCAAAAAGCTAAAGCGTGACGGACATGCAGGTTTGGAGATACCTGGGAATGACGATTCTTATTGGATGCTGCAGCTTTTCGCGCTTCAGAACCACACGGATCCGAAAGTTAATCTCATGTCTCCAGACGGCAAGAAAGTCATGTTCGACCAGCCTGAGAACGTAGAAGCCTTGCAGTTCTGGCTGGATCTTTCCCGCAAGCATAAGGCGATGGCGGAAGGAATTATCGATTGGGCAACGGTACCAACTGACTTCATTCAAGGCAAAACAGCGATGATGGTTCATACGAGCGGGAATTTGACCAATGTGAAAAATAACGCGAAATTCGATTTTGGTGTTGCGTTCCCTCCAATGAAGAAACAATTCGGCTCACCAACGGGTGGCGGCAACATGTATATTTTCAAAGATACGGAACCGAAAAAACAAGCTGCAGCCTGGGAGTTCGTCAAGTTCATGACAGAACCGGAGCAAGCTGCGCAGTTCAGTGTCGGGACAGGCTATGTAGGTGTGCGTAAATCCGCGTTCGAGACCGATACGATGAAGAAATACGCAGCAAGCTTCCCGCAGGCGCTCGTTGCCCGCGATCAGCTTCAATATGCGCATGCAGAGTTATCCACACATAACCATGGCAAGGTATCGACGGCGCTCACGAACCAGATTCAGGCCGTATTATCGGGGACGATCGATCCGGCAGCTGCGCTGAAGAAAGCGCAGGAAGAAGCGGAACGCGCACTCGCGCCATTTAACAAGTAA
- a CDS encoding carbohydrate ABC transporter permease has protein sequence MYILGLLWLIPMAWVVWTAFRPKDAALGFHWSLEWTLDNFITVWQEAPFGQYYLTTLILTGGVLCVQLLSLTLAAYAFARVRFAGRDLVFILFLVQIMVPPDVLIFSNYHVLKELGLLDTKLGVMLPYFASSFGIFLLRQAFKQLPYELEEAARVEGCSRLGLLWRIYVPLSRPVYLSFAVVSFSYHWNNFLWPLVVTNSVENRPLTVGLALFAKSTESGGQWTEVCAATLLVVAPIFIGFLIFQRQFISSFMHSGIKG, from the coding sequence ATGTATATCCTTGGTTTGTTATGGCTCATACCGATGGCGTGGGTCGTTTGGACAGCCTTCCGTCCGAAGGATGCTGCGCTGGGCTTCCACTGGTCCTTGGAATGGACACTGGATAATTTCATTACGGTATGGCAGGAGGCGCCATTCGGTCAGTATTATCTCACGACATTAATCCTTACAGGCGGTGTGCTGTGCGTGCAGCTGTTGAGTCTAACGCTTGCCGCCTATGCCTTTGCGAGAGTACGTTTTGCTGGTCGGGATTTGGTGTTTATTCTCTTCTTGGTGCAGATTATGGTGCCGCCAGATGTGCTCATTTTCTCCAATTATCATGTGCTCAAAGAATTGGGGCTACTCGATACGAAGCTTGGTGTCATGCTTCCTTATTTCGCCTCTTCGTTCGGTATCTTCTTGCTGCGGCAAGCTTTCAAACAGCTTCCTTATGAGCTTGAAGAAGCTGCGCGTGTCGAAGGCTGTTCGCGTCTGGGCCTGTTGTGGCGAATTTATGTGCCGCTTTCACGGCCTGTTTACTTATCATTCGCCGTCGTTTCCTTCAGCTATCATTGGAATAATTTCTTGTGGCCGCTCGTTGTGACTAACTCTGTAGAAAATCGACCGCTCACCGTCGGTTTGGCGCTCTTCGCCAAATCTACGGAGTCAGGCGGTCAGTGGACAGAGGTTTGCGCAGCAACACTTCTGGTGGTGGCGCCTATTTTTATTGGCTTTCTCATTTTTCAGCGGCAGTTTATTTCCAGCTTCATGCATTCGGGAATTAAAGGATAA
- a CDS encoding carbohydrate ABC transporter permease produces MNTVWSERLKRNSLGWGLLLPSLLILGLFTYYPIFKTTWLSLFRMDLSTPVPVFNGLGNYAALLEDPVFLKVFINNIWFGLGTVPTSMALAFVMALFADKAIRGKGFIRVAYFYPNMIPMIAVANIWLFLYTPKFGLLAHVASWFSEQEVSLLGQPGTVMGALIVMIIWKEAGYFMLFYLAALQQIPKDLYESASVDGVGMWKVLWRITIPLTMPTSLFVAIVAITNAFKLVDHLWIMTKGGPDNASSLLLYYIYETAFSYNDQGMGAAMTVVLVILLLIVSSLQFFGWDRKIHYE; encoded by the coding sequence ATGAATACCGTCTGGAGCGAAAGACTCAAGCGGAACAGTTTGGGGTGGGGCTTGCTGCTCCCTTCACTGCTTATACTTGGTTTATTTACTTACTATCCGATCTTCAAGACAACCTGGCTTAGTCTATTTCGAATGGACTTATCCACACCCGTGCCGGTCTTCAATGGGCTGGGGAATTATGCAGCGCTGCTGGAAGATCCTGTGTTCTTGAAAGTATTCATCAATAATATCTGGTTTGGACTTGGCACTGTGCCAACTTCGATGGCGCTTGCTTTTGTAATGGCGTTGTTTGCCGATAAAGCGATTCGTGGAAAGGGCTTCATTAGGGTCGCCTATTTCTATCCGAATATGATTCCAATGATTGCTGTAGCTAATATTTGGCTATTTCTATACACACCTAAATTTGGTTTGCTTGCTCATGTAGCATCCTGGTTCAGTGAGCAGGAAGTCAGTCTACTGGGTCAGCCTGGAACGGTAATGGGCGCCTTGATCGTCATGATCATCTGGAAAGAAGCGGGCTATTTCATGCTGTTCTATTTAGCCGCCTTGCAGCAGATACCCAAGGATTTGTATGAGTCAGCTTCTGTGGATGGCGTTGGCATGTGGAAGGTGCTTTGGCGCATTACGATCCCGTTAACGATGCCGACTTCGCTGTTCGTCGCTATTGTGGCAATAACGAATGCTTTCAAGTTGGTTGATCACTTGTGGATTATGACCAAAGGCGGGCCGGATAACGCCAGCAGTCTGCTCCTTTACTACATTTACGAAACGGCATTCAGTTATAACGACCAAGGGATGGGAGCGGCGATGACGGTCGTGCTAGTCATTCTGCTGCTGATTGTATCTTCGCTGCAATTTTTCGGATGGGATCGCAAAATCCATTATGAGTAG